Proteins from a single region of Megachile rotundata isolate GNS110a chromosome 7, iyMegRotu1, whole genome shotgun sequence:
- the LOC143264860 gene encoding uncharacterized protein LOC143264860, with protein MKIELMFRKHTCGSYCKIQVKGFLDQISLHWNTNNDNILRIMQHHAAYRERFVIIFAGFCYPSVCMIMIYHVSPIVMDKISPINESRPVRFPIEYKSFLGDEERPYLTTFMLYLAVIVDVTVFIGAESLIILIVSHIAGLFEIASYHFQKAILEESSALCPPRDCINYKNISYIISGVAIHRMALQFVHDFNDHCKISFVPAILFGVIALSSHLFCLSETVRDLSDVRETILSVLLLTSTLGYMFWMNIAFQYMIDSADSISLLTYNTNWYETSTATQKMLQLIILYSNKDLSFKFLSIYVPSANGFAVVCLILRLGFNIIFYIESLLFSF; from the exons ATGAAAATTGAATTGATGTTTAGGAAACATACATGTGGATCTTACTGTAAAATACAGGTAAAAGGATTTCTAGATCAAATCAGCCTTCACTGGAACACGAATAATGATAACATACTTCGAATCATGCAGCATCATGCTGCTTACAGGGAGCGTTTCGTGATAATTTTTGCTG GGTTTTGTTATCCTTCAGTGTGCATGATAATGATATACCATGTCTCTCCTATTGTTATGGACAAAATTTCACCAATTAATGAGTCCCGCCCAGTAAGGTTTCCGATAGAATATAAAAGTTTCCTGGGCGATGAGGAGCGTCCATATCTCACCACCTTCATGTTATACTTGGCAGTAATAGTCGACGTCACTGTATTTATTGGGGCAGAATCGCTAATAATTTTGATTGTCTCGCATATCGCTGGTTTATTTGAAATTGCTAG TTACCATTTCCAAAAAGCTATTCTTGAGGAGTCCTCTGCGTTGTGTCCTCCACGCGATTGCATAAACTATAAAAACATCAGTTACATCATTAGTGGTGTCGCTATACATCGAATGGCACTTCA ATTTGTACATGACTTTAACGACCACTGCAAAATATCGTTCGTTCCCGCCATTTTATTTGGCGTAATTGCTTTGAGCAGTCATTTGTTTTGC CTATCTGAAACTGTGCGTGACTTATCAGATGTCAGGGAGACAATTTTATCCGTGTTGCTACTCACTTCTACACTGGGGTACATGTTTTGGATGAACATCGCATTTCAATACATGATCGACAGCGCGGACAGCATATCTCTATTAAC GTACAATACCAACTGGTACGAAACGTCTACAGCAACACAGAAAATGTTACAGCTGATCATATTATATAGCAACAAAGATTTGTCATTCAAGTTTCTAAGCATTTATGTTCCTTCAGCGAATGGTTTTGCAGTGGTATGTTTAATACTCCGTTTAGGATTCAATATAATATTCTATATTGAATCCTTACTTTTCAGCTTTTAA
- the LOC143264861 gene encoding uncharacterized protein LOC143264861 → MVLQLVCDLNNHCKISYVPSIVLGVIALTSHFFCLSETIFRASDIRETILSVLLLISTLGYMFWVNLAFQYMIDSARSISLTTYSTNWYETSVATQKLLQLIILNSNNDLAFNFLSLYTPSINGFAVVCLMLCLILYIESSLFSF, encoded by the exons ATGGTACTTCA GTTAGTATGTGACTTGAACAACCACTGCAAAATATCGTACGTTCCCTCCATCGTATTGGGCGTAATTGCTTTGACTAGTCATTTTTTTTGC CTGTCTGAAACGATTTTTCGAGCATCGGATATCAGAGAGACAATTTTATCCGTTTTACTGCTAATTTCTACACTGGGATACATGTTCTGGGTGAACCTTGCATTTCAATACATGATCGACAGTGCTCGCAGCATATCCTTAACAAC ATACAGTACCAACTGGTACGAAACATCTGTAGCAACTCAGAAATTGTTACAGCTGATCATATTGAATAGCAACAACGATTTGGCATTCAACTTTCTAAGCCTCTATACTCCGTCAATCAATGGTTTTGCAGTGGTATGTTTAATGCTCTGTTTAATACTCTATATTGAATCCTCACTTTTCAGCTTTTGA
- the LOC143264769 gene encoding uncharacterized protein LOC143264769, protein MHAITAMNRYYGWSILFLSLVGLWPYRSKKYRLLINIAITLFAWTSVITQFLSFTVFEMNTFRVVKITSYLLASIALIIRYHLTCYYIDDMKDLLEQIKLDWYTSNDNMLQIIQKDASIGKRLGINFWVYCISSVLFVFLYHIAWYIISSINGTHRVKLPIDLYFGFDTQQHPILSNSLIFSIYAVFAAISAGIHSFELLALSHSAALFHIASYHFQKAVLEESTAYHLQECTNRESFKEIINGVFAHRKAIQFLRRIYNHGKLPYSADLIFGIIALSCSLFCLSQTVLQFSDIGETLLSLIFILSITECMFIINLAVQYTIDSASSISTTTYNTNWYETTVATQKLLQMVIMKSNRHIDMSILAAYNPSIEGFITLSKAAISYFTVLLSLK, encoded by the exons ATGCACGCGATAACAGCAATGAATAGATACTATGGGTGGAGTATATTATTTCTATCCCTGGTAGGACTTTGGCCCTATCGCAGCAAGAAGTATAGactattaattaatattgcaaTCACGCTCTTTGCTTGGACCTCTGTGATCACTCAG TTTTTAAGTTTTACCGTTTTCGAGATGAATACCTTTCGGGTTGTGAAAATAACATCCTACCTCTTGGCGTCCATAGCATTAATTATAAGATATCATCTAACCTGCTACTACATCGATGAT ATGAAAGATCTTCTAGAACAAATTAAGCTCGATTGGTACACTAGCAACGATAATATGCTCCAAATTATACAAAAAGACGCCTCTATCGGAAAACGTCTGGGAATAAATTTTTGGG TATACTGTATATCTTCAGTACTTTTTGTGTTTCTATACCATATTGCATGGTATATAATTTCGTCGATTAATGGGACTCACAGAGTAAAGCTACCGATAGATTTGTATTTTGGGTTTGACACACAACAACATCCTATTCTGAGTAATTCTCTGATATTTTCGATTTATGCAGTGTTCGCTGCTATATCTGCTGGGATACATTCTTTCGAGTTGTTGGCTCTATCACATAGTGCTGCGCTATTTCATATCGCAAG TTATCATTTTCAAAAAGCTGTCCTCGAGGAATCAACCGCATACCACTTACAAGAATGTACAAATAGAGAGAGTTTTAAAGAGATAATCAATGGTGTGTTCGCACATCGAAAAGCAATTCA ATTTCTTCGTCGAATATACAACCATGGCAAGCTCCCCTACTCCGCGGATCTTATATTCGGTATAATTGCACTAAGCTGTAGTTTATTTTGT CTGTCTCAAACTGTGCTCCAGTTTTCAGACATCGGAGAGACATTGTTGTCTCTGATATTCATTCTTTCTATAACTGAGTGCATGTTTATCATCAACCTCGCAGTTCAGTACACGATTGACAGTGCTAGCAGCATCTCTACGACAAC ATACAACACTAACTGGTACGAAACAACCGTGGCAACACAGAAATTATTGCAGATGGTTATAATGAAAAGCAACAGACATATTGATATGAGCATTTTAGCCGCGTACAATCCATCTATCGAGGGTTTTATTACG CTTTCGAAAGCAGCGATATCTTACTTCACTGTGTTATTGTCTTTAAAGTGA